One Embleya scabrispora DNA segment encodes these proteins:
- a CDS encoding purine-cytosine permease family protein, protein MTTSESARHAAAPVHEPAPHQATDTVHVETHGIEHIPETERYGKPRDMFFVWAGANVNFLSVILGGSLVLLGLDTWQSIGVIVLGNLFWAFNGVLAITGPVSGTPCSVLTRATFGIRGNRIGTLATNWSVCVAYAAVNLGTGSLAGYALLDHLGVTVTTTVEAAVVTVLAGATSLISVYGHRLILRLSPVFTTLLTLTLVLLACFVLAHAEPGRAPDGAPHGTDLAAAALVGFTIMASVPLSWGSGADYARYLPADASRRAVAWWTMLGGYVPTVLLGIVGVLAGTAVDMTDPQTSLEAIVPGWFHPLLLAAIVTGSVANNILTTYSSGLALQAVGIRIGQWAAVLLDGVAAAAIAVYALFVTDFLDALGDVLDLTVAVLGPALAVSVADVLLRRNHYRGPELHNETPTSAYWYHGGVNLAGLAAQLLGTGAALLCLDTWYSGPVASALNGADISALLGPLVGGVTYTVLFRALYRRQLHQVRQESAARSARPAPTDATTATTPTTA, encoded by the coding sequence ATGACCACGTCCGAAAGCGCCAGACACGCCGCGGCACCCGTCCACGAGCCCGCGCCCCACCAGGCCACCGACACCGTCCACGTCGAGACCCACGGCATCGAGCACATCCCCGAAACCGAGCGCTACGGCAAGCCCCGGGACATGTTCTTCGTCTGGGCCGGTGCCAACGTCAACTTCCTGTCGGTCATCCTCGGCGGCTCACTCGTCCTGCTCGGCCTCGACACCTGGCAGAGCATCGGCGTGATCGTGCTCGGCAACCTCTTCTGGGCCTTCAACGGCGTCCTCGCCATCACCGGCCCCGTCTCCGGAACCCCCTGCAGCGTCCTCACCCGCGCGACCTTCGGCATCCGCGGCAACCGCATCGGCACACTGGCCACCAACTGGTCCGTATGTGTGGCCTACGCCGCGGTCAACCTCGGCACGGGATCACTCGCCGGATACGCGCTCCTGGACCACCTCGGCGTCACCGTCACCACCACCGTCGAAGCCGCCGTGGTCACCGTCCTCGCCGGCGCCACCTCGCTCATCAGCGTGTACGGCCACCGCCTCATCCTGCGGCTCAGCCCGGTCTTCACCACGCTGCTCACACTCACCCTGGTCCTGCTCGCCTGCTTCGTCCTCGCGCACGCCGAACCCGGCCGCGCCCCCGACGGCGCCCCGCACGGCACCGACCTCGCCGCCGCCGCGCTCGTCGGCTTCACGATCATGGCGTCCGTCCCGCTCTCCTGGGGCAGCGGCGCCGACTACGCCCGCTACCTGCCCGCCGATGCCTCCCGGCGCGCCGTCGCATGGTGGACCATGCTCGGCGGTTACGTACCCACCGTCCTGCTCGGAATCGTGGGCGTCCTGGCCGGCACCGCCGTCGACATGACCGACCCGCAGACCTCCCTCGAAGCGATCGTGCCCGGCTGGTTCCACCCGCTGCTGCTGGCCGCCATCGTCACGGGCTCGGTCGCCAACAACATCCTCACCACCTACAGCTCCGGCCTCGCCCTGCAGGCCGTGGGCATCCGCATCGGACAGTGGGCGGCGGTCCTGCTGGACGGCGTCGCCGCTGCCGCCATCGCCGTGTACGCGCTGTTCGTCACCGACTTCCTCGACGCGCTGGGCGACGTGCTCGACCTCACCGTCGCCGTCCTGGGCCCCGCGCTCGCCGTCAGCGTCGCCGACGTACTCCTGCGCCGCAACCACTACCGCGGCCCCGAACTGCACAACGAGACCCCCACCAGCGCCTACTGGTACCACGGCGGTGTCAACCTCGCCGGGCTCGCCGCGCAACTCCTGGGCACCGGCGCCGCATTGTTGTGCCTCGACACGTGGTACAGCGGCCCCGTCGCGTCAGCGCTGAACGGAGCGGACATCTCCGCGCTGCTCGGCCCCCTCGTCGGCGGGGTGACGTACACAGTCCTCTTCCGCGCCCTTTACCGCCGACAGCTCCACCAGGTCCGCCAAGAGTCCGCCGCCCGATCCGCCCGGCCCGCCCCGACCGACGCCACCACCGCGACCACACCGACCACCGCCTGA
- a CDS encoding peptidase inhibitor family I36 protein, with amino-acid sequence MLRKLTASGAAIAAAAMGLAVGSATPAVADPCPSGALCAYLSANYAGDPGTVYGDNNNLLQYNKFNNAVSVSNSGTQCTVTIYSGLNKTGSHQAIPRGYGIGNLSGTPYYKNIASNKWC; translated from the coding sequence ATGCTCAGGAAGTTGACGGCGAGCGGTGCCGCGATCGCGGCAGCCGCCATGGGCCTGGCCGTGGGATCGGCCACGCCGGCCGTCGCCGACCCGTGCCCCTCGGGTGCACTCTGCGCGTACCTGTCCGCGAACTATGCGGGCGACCCGGGCACGGTATACGGCGACAACAACAACCTGCTCCAGTACAACAAGTTCAACAACGCGGTGTCGGTGTCCAACAGCGGAACCCAGTGCACCGTGACCATCTACAGCGGCCTCAACAAGACCGGCAGCCACCAGGCCATCCCCCGCGGCTACGGCATCGGCAACCTCTCCGGCACCCCGTACTACAAGAACATCGCCTCCAATAAATGGTGTTGA
- a CDS encoding TetR/AcrR family transcriptional regulator produces the protein MSNRIDTTAPTPRTDPPGTAPGGSTGAREAILRAAVELIARDGFDGVRLAEIAGHAGVSTALVHYHFTGRDRLLTDALAYSLARAEARLEARADDADRDTPAERLADLVDFGLPLTRDDVLECRLWSELEIRSTRSAPLADALAELRRGILNRLAAVVVDGLDRGDFRDCDPHETATVAMALLDGLTNRLITDPAAPSLDDARRMAGRQLALAIGYSGELPFQPLPDPGPPPPQPPPTRTGRRRAPRAPSHPAAT, from the coding sequence GTGAGCAACCGCATCGACACCACCGCGCCGACACCCCGCACCGACCCGCCCGGCACCGCGCCCGGCGGCTCCACGGGCGCTCGCGAGGCCATCCTGCGGGCGGCGGTGGAACTCATCGCCCGCGACGGCTTCGACGGCGTCCGCCTCGCCGAGATCGCCGGTCACGCCGGGGTCTCCACCGCCCTGGTGCACTACCACTTCACCGGCCGCGACCGCCTGCTGACCGACGCGCTCGCCTACTCCCTGGCCCGCGCCGAAGCACGCCTGGAAGCCCGCGCCGACGACGCCGACCGGGACACGCCGGCCGAACGCCTGGCCGACCTGGTCGACTTCGGCCTCCCGCTGACCCGCGACGACGTCCTGGAATGCCGGCTGTGGAGCGAACTGGAGATCCGCTCCACCCGATCCGCGCCACTCGCCGACGCCCTGGCCGAACTGCGCCGCGGCATCCTGAACCGGCTCGCCGCCGTCGTCGTCGACGGCCTCGACCGCGGCGACTTCCGCGACTGCGACCCGCACGAGACGGCCACCGTCGCCATGGCCCTCCTGGACGGGCTGACCAACCGGCTGATCACCGACCCGGCCGCCCCGTCCCTCGACGACGCACGCCGCATGGCCGGCCGCCAGCTCGCCCTCGCGATCGGCTACAGCGGCGAACTCCCGTTCCAGCCCCTCCCCGACCCGGGACCGCCCCCGCCCCAACCCCCGCCCACCCGGACCGGCCGGCGCCGAGCCCCTCGCGCCCCCTCCCACCCCGCCGCCACCTGA
- a CDS encoding cupin domain-containing protein, producing the protein MEIRRVVTGHDAEGRSRVVDDRAVEPITSELMPGCAAYRLWGRDERPTFPDDGSPRPARAWYPPQDGSRFMINVIAPGEPAPPSDLDTRAALEELDRTMPGAMAAMEPDVPGMHVTDSMDYVLVVSGEVALELDDGEQTLLRAGDVVVQNGTRHAWRNQGTEPCTLVGVAIGADRARPT; encoded by the coding sequence ATGGAGATTCGCCGAGTGGTCACCGGACACGACGCCGAAGGCAGGTCCCGCGTGGTCGACGACCGCGCTGTCGAGCCCATCACCTCCGAACTCATGCCCGGCTGCGCGGCCTACCGGCTGTGGGGGCGGGACGAGCGACCCACCTTCCCGGACGACGGCTCCCCGCGTCCTGCCCGGGCGTGGTATCCGCCGCAGGACGGATCGCGCTTCATGATCAACGTGATAGCGCCGGGCGAGCCGGCCCCGCCTTCGGATCTCGACACGCGGGCGGCTCTGGAGGAGTTGGACCGGACGATGCCGGGCGCGATGGCCGCGATGGAACCCGACGTCCCGGGGATGCACGTCACCGACAGCATGGACTACGTCCTGGTCGTCTCGGGCGAGGTCGCACTGGAACTCGACGACGGCGAGCAGACCCTGTTGCGGGCGGGCGACGTGGTTGTCCAGAACGGCACCCGACACGCCTGGCGCAATCAGGGCACCGAGCCCTGCACACTCGTCGGCGTCGCCATCGGCGCGGACCGCGCCCGCCCCACATAG
- a CDS encoding TetR/AcrR family transcriptional regulator gives MVNDSLRLSAQDWAKAALRAMADGGLAAVAVEPLARTLGVTKGSFYAHYRNRDELITAALAEWTRSHGPEALAEFAAITDPAARLRDLLTVVVQAVQPLAPSVHLSLLGDRNDPRVKDAVSKVNQARLELLTHTYRELGLPPDRAASRARVAYAAILGLLHLAQTDPDAPHSAALADEATAVFLTP, from the coding sequence GTGGTGAACGATTCGCTCCGCCTGTCCGCCCAGGACTGGGCGAAGGCCGCGCTGAGGGCAATGGCGGACGGCGGGCTGGCGGCGGTCGCGGTCGAGCCCCTGGCGCGGACCCTCGGCGTGACCAAGGGAAGCTTCTACGCGCACTACCGCAACCGCGACGAGCTCATCACGGCCGCACTCGCGGAGTGGACGCGAAGCCACGGCCCGGAAGCACTCGCCGAATTCGCCGCGATCACCGACCCGGCGGCGCGGTTGCGCGACCTGCTCACCGTCGTCGTACAGGCCGTCCAACCCCTGGCTCCCTCCGTACACCTGAGCCTGCTCGGCGACCGCAACGACCCCCGCGTCAAGGACGCGGTCAGCAAGGTGAACCAGGCCCGACTGGAACTCCTGACCCACACCTACCGCGAACTCGGCCTGCCCCCGGACCGCGCCGCATCCCGCGCACGGGTCGCCTACGCCGCCATCCTCGGGCTGTTGCACCTGGCGCAAACCGATCCCGATGCCCCGCACTCCGCCGCGCTCGCCGACGAGGCCACCGCCGTCTTCCTGACGCCGTGA
- the speB gene encoding agmatinase, producing MSRYGTMFGPDITFHGVEPCTLDEPDTYRDADVVIVGAPFDGGVSHRPGTRFGPQAIRSTDYLAPDASRPSLPLRVDALADLRVVDAGDVEMFAGDIENSITAIENAVYTIASSGAIPLVLGGDHTVALPDITGVARHHGFGRISVVHFDAHADTAHIEFGHLHGHGQPMRRLLESGAVRGDRFLQMGLRGYWPDAETLDWMADRDMRSYEMSEIVARGLDTCVDEAMAIALDDCDGVFLSIDVDVVDPGMAPGTGTPEPGGLTSRQLLDTVRRLAFQLPVVGVDVVEVSPPYDHADITAMLANRIVLECLSGMAARRRGDTWRPDRPLLEGRGRAAR from the coding sequence ATGAGCCGCTACGGCACGATGTTCGGCCCCGACATCACCTTCCACGGAGTCGAGCCCTGCACCCTCGACGAGCCCGACACGTACCGGGATGCCGACGTCGTGATCGTCGGTGCGCCCTTCGACGGCGGGGTCAGCCACCGCCCCGGCACCCGGTTCGGCCCCCAGGCGATCCGGTCGACCGACTACCTCGCGCCCGACGCCTCCCGCCCGTCGCTGCCGCTGCGCGTCGACGCCCTCGCCGACCTGCGCGTGGTGGACGCGGGCGACGTGGAGATGTTCGCCGGCGACATCGAGAACAGCATCACCGCCATCGAGAACGCCGTGTACACGATCGCCTCCTCCGGCGCGATCCCGCTCGTCCTCGGCGGCGACCACACCGTCGCCCTCCCGGACATCACCGGCGTGGCCCGCCACCACGGCTTCGGCCGGATCTCCGTCGTCCACTTCGACGCGCACGCCGACACCGCCCACATCGAGTTCGGACACCTGCACGGCCACGGCCAGCCGATGCGCCGCCTCTTGGAGTCCGGCGCGGTCCGCGGCGACCGGTTCCTCCAGATGGGCCTGCGCGGCTACTGGCCCGACGCGGAGACCCTGGACTGGATGGCCGACCGGGACATGCGCTCGTACGAGATGAGCGAGATCGTCGCCCGCGGCCTGGACACGTGCGTCGACGAGGCGATGGCCATCGCCCTCGACGACTGCGACGGCGTCTTCCTGTCCATCGACGTCGACGTCGTCGACCCGGGCATGGCCCCGGGCACCGGAACCCCCGAACCCGGCGGCCTCACCTCCCGGCAACTCCTGGACACCGTAAGGCGGTTGGCCTTCCAATTGCCCGTCGTCGGCGTGGACGTGGTCGAGGTGTCACCGCCCTACGACCACGCGGACATCACCGCCATGCTCGCCAACCGCATCGTCCTCGAATGCCTGTCCGGGATGGCTGCGCGTCGCCGCGGCGACACGTGGCGCCCCGACCGCCCGCTGCTCGAAGGACGCGGCCGCGCCGCACGGTGA
- a CDS encoding alpha/beta hydrolase family protein has product MLTPDYFDTVERHFRRLHEPAFGAPHAAADPSIRPDGAAIAFTGSVFTELVGRPRTRVCVAEATRVRILTEGAGSQRMPRFSPDGRLLAHLTDAESPGDFQLDVLDVATGTSVWRPRVPGGAVEYLSWSPDGSALLLGVAAYGADLAGGQGSGTIADGPGEMPDWAPEVDSNSSEDGARSVWIAELGTEPGNGTVRQVSRAGTNVWEACWAGPDALVCVAGSGAGEESWYTADLRRIAVADGSETVLRTGGRQFGVPSASPSGRAVAVVEALCSDRGVVAGDLVLIAVDSAGGAADSVRIDTNGVDVTSTGWPAEDRLGWAGIGGLDTVVGEVDRASGKVTEVWRGTETFGGRYPELSFSPHGHAGVRHGWDRFPELAIVAGRSVRTVASLTHPGADYVSAKAGVAEEVTWTAPDGTAIQGILCRPAGPGPFPLITHLHGGPVWSFRNSWSLAFQGTPLLVSRGYAVLNPNPRGSAGRGQRFAEGVFGDMGGAGAQDVLSGIDAMVARGIADPERLGVMGGSYGGFLSAWLITQDERFAAAAPTAPVTDWISLHHTTNMPHFDRTFLADEPRSFTGHYVERSPLRHASNVRTPTLLTGGALDRCTPPGQAREFHRALVESDVESTLVVYPQEGHGVSGFPAVIDHCARVLAWFDAYMAPEPTV; this is encoded by the coding sequence GTGTTGACTCCCGATTACTTCGACACCGTCGAACGGCACTTCCGGCGACTGCACGAGCCGGCGTTCGGCGCGCCGCACGCGGCGGCCGATCCGAGCATCCGGCCCGACGGCGCGGCGATCGCCTTTACCGGTTCGGTGTTCACCGAGCTCGTCGGCCGTCCGCGCACCCGCGTGTGTGTGGCAGAGGCGACCCGCGTCCGGATCCTGACCGAGGGCGCGGGCAGCCAACGCATGCCCCGGTTCTCACCGGACGGGAGGCTGCTCGCCCACCTCACCGACGCCGAGAGCCCGGGCGACTTCCAGCTCGACGTACTCGACGTGGCCACCGGGACGAGCGTGTGGCGGCCCCGGGTGCCCGGCGGCGCGGTGGAATACCTGAGTTGGTCGCCGGACGGTTCGGCGCTGCTGCTCGGAGTGGCCGCGTACGGCGCCGACCTCGCCGGCGGTCAGGGCTCCGGGACGATCGCGGACGGGCCCGGGGAGATGCCCGACTGGGCGCCCGAGGTCGACTCGAACTCGTCCGAGGACGGGGCACGTTCGGTGTGGATCGCGGAGCTGGGCACAGAGCCGGGGAACGGGACCGTGCGGCAGGTCAGCCGGGCCGGGACGAATGTGTGGGAGGCGTGTTGGGCGGGCCCCGACGCACTGGTGTGCGTGGCCGGCTCGGGCGCCGGTGAGGAGTCCTGGTACACCGCCGACCTTCGTCGGATCGCCGTGGCCGACGGGTCGGAGACCGTACTGCGCACCGGCGGGCGGCAGTTCGGTGTGCCGTCCGCGTCACCGTCGGGCCGCGCGGTGGCCGTGGTGGAGGCGCTGTGCTCCGATCGCGGGGTGGTCGCCGGGGACCTGGTGCTGATCGCGGTGGATTCGGCCGGGGGCGCCGCGGATTCGGTACGGATCGACACGAACGGCGTCGACGTGACCTCGACCGGCTGGCCGGCCGAGGATCGGCTCGGGTGGGCCGGAATAGGCGGGCTGGACACGGTGGTCGGGGAGGTCGATCGGGCCTCCGGCAAGGTCACCGAGGTCTGGCGAGGCACCGAGACGTTCGGCGGCCGATACCCCGAACTGTCCTTCTCTCCGCACGGGCACGCCGGCGTCCGGCACGGCTGGGACCGCTTTCCGGAACTGGCGATCGTGGCGGGCCGGTCGGTCCGTACGGTCGCGTCGCTGACCCACCCGGGCGCGGACTACGTGAGTGCGAAGGCGGGTGTCGCCGAGGAGGTGACCTGGACTGCCCCCGACGGCACGGCGATTCAGGGGATCCTGTGCCGACCGGCCGGCCCCGGGCCGTTTCCGCTGATCACCCACCTGCACGGCGGTCCGGTCTGGAGCTTCCGCAACAGTTGGTCACTGGCCTTCCAGGGCACACCCCTGCTGGTGAGTCGCGGGTACGCGGTCCTCAACCCGAACCCGCGTGGCAGCGCCGGCCGCGGACAGCGGTTCGCCGAGGGGGTGTTCGGCGACATGGGCGGTGCCGGCGCGCAGGACGTACTGTCGGGGATCGACGCGATGGTCGCCCGGGGCATCGCCGATCCGGAGCGGCTCGGCGTGATGGGCGGCTCGTACGGCGGATTCCTGTCCGCGTGGCTGATCACCCAGGACGAGCGGTTCGCGGCGGCGGCGCCCACCGCGCCGGTCACCGACTGGATCTCACTCCACCACACCACCAACATGCCGCACTTCGACCGGACCTTCCTGGCCGACGAGCCACGCTCATTCACCGGCCACTACGTCGAGCGCAGCCCCCTGCGCCACGCGTCGAACGTGCGCACGCCCACCCTCCTGACGGGGGGCGCCCTCGACCGGTGCACCCCGCCCGGACAAGCCCGGGAGTTCCACCGCGCGCTGGTGGAGTCGGACGTGGAATCGACACTCGTCGTCTACCCCCAAGAGGGCCACGGAGTAAGCGGCTTCCCCGCCGTGATCGACCACTGCGCCCGCGTCCTGGCCTGGTTCGACGCCTACATGGCCCCCGAGCCCACGGTCTGA
- a CDS encoding lytic polysaccharide monooxygenase auxiliary activity family 9 protein, whose translation MRKRTIVSTVSALAASAVAAPLMLASPAASHGFVTGPASRSALCGNGTVRNCGQIQWEPMSVEGPKGYPSGGPADGRLCAGADGRWSPLDDPRGGNWPATAVTSGASTTFTWKITARHSTSTFRYYVTKPSWDPTTPITRAQLESTPFLTVPYQGAKPAALTSHTGTLPAGRTGRAVVFAVWDVADTNNAFYSCSDVTF comes from the coding sequence ATGCGCAAAAGGACCATCGTGTCGACCGTGTCGGCGCTGGCGGCGTCCGCTGTCGCCGCCCCGCTGATGCTGGCGAGCCCCGCCGCGTCCCATGGGTTCGTCACCGGACCGGCCAGCCGTTCCGCGCTGTGCGGAAACGGCACCGTCAGGAACTGCGGCCAGATCCAGTGGGAGCCCATGAGCGTCGAGGGCCCCAAGGGCTACCCGTCCGGTGGCCCGGCCGACGGCAGGCTGTGCGCCGGCGCCGACGGTCGCTGGTCTCCGCTCGACGACCCGCGCGGGGGCAACTGGCCCGCCACGGCCGTGACTTCGGGCGCTTCCACGACCTTCACCTGGAAGATCACCGCACGCCACTCGACCAGCACGTTCCGGTACTACGTCACCAAGCCGAGTTGGGATCCCACCACGCCGATCACCCGCGCCCAATTGGAGAGCACGCCGTTCCTGACCGTGCCCTACCAGGGTGCGAAGCCGGCCGCGCTCACCTCCCACACCGGCACGCTGCCGGCCGGGCGCACCGGCCGCGCGGTGGTCTTCGCCGTCTGGGACGTGGCGGACACCAACAACGCGTTCTACTCGTGCTCGGACGTCACGTTCTGA
- a CDS encoding S41 family peptidase — MTTVTKLQPGPVIDETVRLLVEHYVFPETAGQLADLLRRRHAEGAYAVDDAEELARLVTADLQSVNGDRHLSLQYHADRVPEKQGAAVLESIRGDFDTSLGGVPRVASLDGGIALLELAPMLFPLEWAAEPLSAALALTSRAQALIVDLRANRGGDPDTVAFVCSHLLDKRTHLNSMYWRDGERTEQSWSQPHVPGARFGGSKPVYVLTSNHTFSAAEELAYDLQQLGRAVIVGERTRGGAHPRDGWTVHPHLEASIPIGRAINPVSGTNWEGTGVQPDIACAPADALDRALTLARARLAG, encoded by the coding sequence ATGACGACCGTGACGAAGCTTCAGCCCGGCCCTGTGATCGACGAGACCGTCCGGCTCCTGGTCGAGCACTACGTCTTTCCCGAGACAGCCGGGCAACTCGCGGACCTGCTGCGCCGGCGCCATGCCGAAGGCGCCTACGCCGTCGACGACGCCGAGGAACTCGCCCGGCTGGTCACCGCGGACCTGCAGTCCGTCAACGGGGATCGGCATCTGAGCCTGCAGTACCACGCCGACCGGGTGCCCGAGAAGCAGGGGGCGGCGGTCCTGGAGTCCATCCGCGGGGACTTCGACACCTCGCTGGGGGGTGTACCCCGGGTCGCGTCGCTCGACGGAGGGATCGCGCTGCTGGAGCTGGCGCCGATGCTGTTTCCACTGGAGTGGGCCGCCGAACCGCTGAGCGCCGCGCTCGCCCTGACCTCCCGTGCCCAAGCGCTGATCGTCGACCTCCGGGCCAACCGGGGCGGCGACCCGGACACGGTCGCCTTCGTCTGCAGCCATCTGCTGGACAAGCGCACCCACCTCAACTCCATGTACTGGCGCGACGGCGAACGCACCGAGCAGTCCTGGAGCCAGCCGCACGTCCCCGGCGCCCGCTTCGGCGGCAGCAAGCCGGTGTACGTCCTGACCAGCAACCACACCTTCTCGGCCGCCGAGGAGCTGGCATACGACCTGCAGCAGCTCGGCCGCGCGGTGATCGTCGGCGAGCGCACCCGCGGCGGCGCACACCCTCGGGACGGCTGGACGGTGCACCCACACCTGGAAGCCTCGATCCCCATCGGGCGTGCCATCAATCCCGTCTCCGGCACGAACTGGGAAGGCACCGGCGTACAGCCGGACATCGCCTGCGCTCCCGCCGACGCGCTGGACCGCGCCCTCACCCTGGCCCGCGCCCGCTTGGCAGGCTGA
- a CDS encoding response regulator, translating to MSTRVVLVDDQELIRAGLGMVIAGLPDLEVVGEAGTGTRAVELAARLRPDVVVMDIRMPDMDGIEATRIITAECPATRVLVLTTFDDDENVYGALRAGAAGFLVKDMALVDILAAVRVVADGDGLIAPSVTRRLIAEFAGRPDPAGVPGRVARPGPALSITTREREVLTLVGRGLTNTEIAAELHIGPATAKTHVGRLLTKLGARDRVQLVIAAYEAGLVAPPS from the coding sequence GTGAGCACCCGCGTCGTCCTGGTCGACGACCAGGAACTGATCCGCGCCGGCCTGGGCATGGTCATCGCCGGCCTGCCCGACCTGGAGGTGGTCGGCGAGGCCGGCACCGGAACGCGCGCCGTCGAACTGGCCGCCCGACTGCGCCCGGACGTGGTGGTGATGGACATCCGGATGCCCGACATGGACGGCATCGAGGCCACCCGGATCATCACCGCCGAGTGCCCGGCCACCCGGGTCCTGGTGCTGACCACGTTCGACGACGACGAGAACGTGTACGGCGCGCTGCGCGCGGGCGCCGCCGGGTTCCTGGTCAAGGACATGGCCCTGGTGGACATCCTCGCGGCCGTCCGGGTGGTCGCCGACGGCGACGGCCTGATCGCACCGAGCGTCACCCGGCGCCTGATCGCCGAATTCGCCGGCCGCCCCGACCCCGCCGGCGTCCCGGGACGAGTGGCCCGCCCGGGCCCGGCGCTGTCCATCACCACCCGCGAACGCGAAGTACTCACCCTGGTCGGACGCGGCCTGACGAACACCGAGATCGCCGCCGAGCTGCACATCGGCCCCGCCACCGCCAAGACCCACGTCGGCCGCCTGCTGACCAAACTGGGCGCCCGCGACCGGGTGCAACTGGTCATCGCCGCCTACGAGGCGGGCCTGGTGGCCCCACCGAGCTGA
- a CDS encoding sensor histidine kinase, translated as MPADSSSPPISTPVPTKPRSPLRRPRPTLSAVVRAVRAALVGLIVVGLWFALHPWLYAAEQSYTMVTTTAAAIAAVLLALPLGPLRKRPLPVLAIMTAEAIAALLLRDRVWPLIPALAILVGRYAADASRRNGTVAAGLVWAAWGAAFVGRWAVDTDSDALGDVLIQLAAGFVVLLIGWMMGTSARQRHDHLQALHAEAAARAVLAERLRIARELHDMVAHSIGVIAIQAGAASLVLDSQPAGARTALDAIESTSRQTLAELRRMLVSLRRVDGDTGPGGARLAPAVGLEGVERLVATAAEAGVRVDVTWHGQRRPLPPEIDLTAFRIIQESVTNTVRHSGTRRCRVCVEYLAEELAIEVVDDGGGGETGTTSAGTGSTGTGSAGDGGLGIAGMRERVALVGGRFGAGARPEGGFRVAARLPA; from the coding sequence GTGCCCGCAGACAGTTCGTCTCCGCCGATCTCGACCCCGGTGCCCACGAAGCCGCGCTCGCCGCTTCGTCGACCCCGTCCGACCCTGTCCGCCGTTGTCCGTGCCGTGCGCGCCGCGCTGGTCGGCCTGATCGTGGTTGGCCTGTGGTTCGCGCTGCATCCGTGGTTGTATGCGGCGGAGCAGTCCTACACGATGGTGACGACGACGGCTGCGGCGATCGCGGCTGTGCTGCTCGCCTTGCCGCTGGGGCCGTTGCGCAAGCGGCCGTTGCCGGTGCTCGCGATCATGACGGCCGAGGCGATCGCGGCACTGCTCCTGCGCGACCGGGTCTGGCCGCTGATCCCGGCACTTGCCATTCTGGTCGGCCGGTACGCCGCCGATGCGTCGCGCCGTAACGGCACGGTGGCTGCCGGGCTGGTATGGGCCGCCTGGGGCGCCGCGTTCGTCGGCCGCTGGGCGGTCGACACCGACAGCGACGCCTTGGGCGACGTGCTCATCCAACTCGCGGCCGGTTTCGTCGTGTTGCTGATCGGCTGGATGATGGGCACCTCGGCCCGCCAACGCCACGACCACCTCCAGGCGCTGCACGCCGAGGCGGCGGCCCGCGCGGTATTGGCCGAACGGCTGCGGATCGCCCGGGAGTTGCACGACATGGTGGCGCACAGCATCGGCGTGATCGCGATCCAGGCGGGCGCGGCGAGCCTGGTCCTGGACTCGCAGCCGGCCGGCGCGCGCACCGCGCTCGACGCGATCGAGAGCACCAGTCGGCAGACCCTGGCGGAGCTGCGCCGGATGCTGGTCTCGCTGCGCCGGGTCGACGGGGACACCGGGCCCGGCGGCGCCCGGCTCGCGCCGGCGGTGGGCCTGGAGGGGGTCGAGCGGTTGGTCGCGACCGCGGCGGAGGCGGGTGTACGGGTGGACGTGACCTGGCACGGCCAACGGCGCCCGCTGCCACCCGAGATCGATCTGACCGCGTTCCGGATCATCCAGGAGTCGGTCACCAACACGGTGCGCCACTCCGGCACCCGGCGGTGTCGGGTCTGCGTGGAGTACTTGGCCGAGGAACTGGCGATCGAGGTGGTCGACGACGGCGGGGGCGGCGAGACCGGCACCACTTCGGCAGGTACCGGCTCGACCGGCACCGGTTCGGCCGGTGATGGCGGCCTCGGCATCGCCGGGATGCGCGAGCGGGTGGCCCTGGTCGGCGGGCGGTTCGGCGCCGGGGCGCGGCCCGAGGGCGGCTTCCGGGTCGCGGCCAGGTTGCCCGCGTGA